The genomic window CCAACAAGACCTCGAGAAGCTCCTCAGAAAAGAGTACAAAATGGCCATTAATGAGTATACCTATTTACTTCTCTTTGAAATGAGGTTATTTGCTCCGTGTTTGGATCTAACATACAAATGCAAAATAGGCCTCAGAACGTCTTTATCCGTGTCGAAGGAAGTACCGACACCATCTTCAACGGCCAAGTACAGTCTCAGGGGCACAAGGTGACGACAAAATCAGGACAGACGCATAATTGTGACGGCACAAATTGTGGCCGGAACCCTGAACCGGGCAATACGCCGACGGCTAGCCTGGATACCGCATCAAAAGGCAAATTCACATTTGATGGAAAATGGTACGACAGTCTGGGTGATTTTTACATCAACGAAATTAAAGGCGAAATTGCAACCGACGAGGACGCGTGGCATATATTTGTCAATGGACAGTATTTGCTGGTTGGAGGAGGCCAGTACCAGACAAAGGCGAACGATCACATTCTCTGGGCCTATGCCAAGTCCCAgcccaagcccttgtcatTGAAGCTTGACGTACTCTCGGATGCTCGAGCTGAACATGAGACACTATTCTCTGTGAGGAATTGGGAGACGCAGGATCCCGTGGACTCGGCGACTGTAGCTTGGGTCGCAGATGGGGTTACAGAGGAGGTCACGACGGACAAGTATGGACTCGCCAGGGTGATTTTTAAAAAGGGGGGCAAGAGTACTGTGAGGGCAAAGAAGGCTGAATGTATCAGATCAGACACTCTTACTGTGAATGTTGCAGGGAAATAAGTGCCGACAGAAACCTAGATAACCCAAAGCCAGCTGTCGACTGGCTAGGCAGAAAAAAAGACCAGCTTTCAACAAGCTAGGCCATTGACTTTTTTTATCCCTGGCTTCTTCCTAGATTGGAATTCTTGCGGCCAAACTGCTCGTATTTGAAGCTCATACAAGCCAAGCAACGTCTTTGTATCAACGGGCACAGGTACACCAAGCTCTCGTTGACGGTTGGCTTTGTCTTTGTTAGGATGGTCCAATGAAACAGTTTACCTGCATAAAAATCTCGGTGACAATCACAATAGTGTTGCTGTAGGTTATCCGCCTTGCCTTGGCAGCCTGCGTATGGGGATTGTGCAAGGCACCCCGAAGATGGATAGAAGCTCAACAGTCTTGCTTTGGCACCTCGAAATACGCCAAAGCATAGtgtcatgatgatgaaagaGAAAGCTTATTAGGCCACCGGTGATTGCGGGGGCCAACAAGGAAGGCAATTGGCGTCTGTTGCATGGAATTTGCATACGTCCGGTACTTGTAGTGGCGGCATAGCCGAGTTCTGGGTACGGGCTTACGAAGCCTGTGGCGTTTTCGTTTCGGATCGCAAACCATGTCTATCGAATAGCCATTCCAGTTTCCAGATACCGTTCAGTGTGAGACTACTCAACTTACGCTTGTTAACCGGGACTTTTGCCACACAAGCTCAGACCGTGCGGAAGACTGGTTCTGTCTGCTCATCAAGCTGATTACTTTAAAAAGGCTTTTAGTGGACGTAGCCAAGACCGGACTCGGCTCCCTGGACCAGATGGCTGCCCTTCCTGGCTTGCTTCTATAAGTTCTACCCTCTCCCTTGAGGAGGTATCAGAAGACGTTTTCGATAAACTCAGACGATCCATTCAACACTCATTGCGCCGAACACACCCACCGATTTACAGACAAAACCCAACAGTCTCCAGCAACTACCGCAGCTACATCGGAACAAATAGACCATTTCCACAGCAGCCAAAGGGTTGATCATCAACATGGAGACGACAAACGACGGCCTCTCACCTGTCGAGAAGCTCCAAAGGTCCGGCGTACAAGCAGGCCAGACGGTGGTTTCGGGCGCGAGGCCGGAACAGTTTGCCGACATGATTGACTTTCTTGCTCGTCAACTGGCAGGAGACGAGCACCGGGGACTCACCACCACGGCCTACATCTACGACGACGTGACGAGACGGCGCTACATGTTGCGCGTGACGCCACTCGCGGCCCCCCCGCCGCCCGGAAGTAATATCGGGGACATTAGTGCGCGCGATTACATGGACATTGTCATCACATTCGATACCTTGGACACGTTGAGTCGGCAGGTAAGCGACGTTATTTTTGTCGAGGGGCTCCGAGAGCGCTTCCTGGTCGAGGTCGTGAGAGTGGCATATACACAGGCGTAGGGGGGCAGTGTTGCGCCATGGCTACATATGGTTCGCCTCGCTTATTGATGCAGCATACCGAGGCTTCTGAAAcgcctaaaaaaaaaagggaaagacaagaaggaagaaattCGTGATCGTGATGCATGCGAGCGTTCGCAGCTTTGGGGCACGGCATGTGGGGCTGCCTTCTCCACTTCCGAGTACGCATCGGTACATGTCAAATATCAATGCATCAAATCGTCACCGCCCACCAAAACGCGTCTCCCGCAGCTCCCACGCGTAAAACACCCATCAGCACCTCTCAGCGCACCAATTGACTGGCAACACctcttcaacaccatccaCCACCATTTCCAGTCCTGCTTCAAACAAAAGCAACTCTCTACAACCGCCAGCCCCCCACGCTATCTACAAACCATGGCCGAAGCCGACGaaacaccaccatcaccaagcaCCTTCGTCCCGCCCTCGGTCCACCGCGAagccctcctcgccggctCATCATTCACGCACTTCTCGCCCGTCCCCCCGGCCCTCCTCACGCCCGCACGCGCGTCCGACCCGTCGTCCCTCCCCCCGCTCTGCCtgggcgtcgacgaggccggccgCGGGCCCGTCCTCGGCCCCATGGTCTACGGCATCTTCTAcctgccgcagccgcagtcGGACCCCCTCCTCCGCGACGCCCACGGCTTCGACGACTCCAAGGCGCTCACGGCCGCCGCGCGCTCGTCGCTCATGCGCGCCCTCTGCACCGCCGGCACCGACCTCCACGCCCAGTGCGGCTGGGCCACCGCCGCCCTCTCCGCGCGCGACATCTCGGCCGGCATGCTCCGCCCCTCGGGCGCGTACAACCTCAACGCGCAGGCCATGGACGCCACCGTCGCGCTGGTCCGGGGCGCCCTCGAGCGCGGCCTCAACGTCCGCGAGGTCTACGTCGACACCGTCGGCCCGCCGGCCACCTACCAGGCCAGGCTGCAGCGCGTGTTCCCCACGGTCAAGATCACCGTCGCGAAAAAGGCCGACAGCCTGTACCCCTGCGTGAGCGCGGCGTCGGTCTGCGCCAAGGTGACGCGCGACGCGGCCCTCGAGGTCTTGTACGAGGCGCGGCGGGACGAAAACGGCGCCGGGCCAGGCATGGAATGGGGCTCCGGGTATCCCTCGGACGCGAGGTGCGTCGGCTGGCTGCGGAGGAATATGCACCCCGTGTTTGGCTGGGGCCCCGAGTGCAGGTTCAGCTGGGGCACGGCAAAGGACATGCTCGAGACAAAGGGCGGCGTCAGGGTCGACTGGCccgtggaggaggaggccggGGATTCCATGAGGGTGACGGATTTCTTTGCTGCCGGCCGCGACGACGAGACGGACGAGCTGGGGGGCTGGTACGGCTCGCCTGCTGGGCTCGAGGCGTTTTGACGGGTTGGCAGCggcgtcttctttttttctcttttctttatAGCAGCAGGCAATGGCACACATAATACATGATTCATGATACGCATTGCGTCTTGGTCCCTGTGCATAGATAAATACCTGTTGAAGCTTTTGACATGAAGAAAACAGCAACCTCTATTATAGACATTACCTCGCGTATCCTGCCCATGAAAACTACTCCACTACCCTCCCCCGTCGAAAGAATCCCTCCCCGTTTTGAAAAACCCTTGGACCCTGAAAAAAATGCTCAAATGTCATCAACCTCCTCTGATGGCGATGCCTTTCTGCCCTGTCCGTCAAGGGTATCCATGCTGATGCTCTCACGCTCACTGTACGCAGGTGCAGAGGGGACGTTCAAAGCCGAGCGCGCCGCCTCTGAATTGGCAATGAAATCACGCagctgctgcttggcaaTTTCGACGCCTTGGTTGACGGCCGCGTTGCTCATTTGCATCATTGGTCCCAGGAGGTTGAGCGTGTACGCCACGTACGTGCCGCCCGCAAGCATGATGAGGAAAATGAAGAGGAAGGGGTTTCGCAAGACTAAAAAGACCATTGTCAGCATTCGTCATGATGATATTTGAGAGTAGGAATTGGACTTTTCCTACCCATGAATATTTCGTTCCACCCCAACGCCAGGAGCAGCGCATAAAAAGGCCACGGGATTTGAGCCACGCCTCCAATCGCACTGCGCTTGGCTTCCACGTAGACACCgtccgccgtcttcttgaaCCGGACAACCAAGTCCTGCCGTTTACCCTCGCTCAGCACCgtcatctcctcctcgaggctcttgccctcatcctcatcaacgccgccaatgGGGCTCAGATCCTCCTCGTCACCCACCTCCACACCGGCGGGCTGGCCTCCAATAAAGCTCACCAGATCCGGGGGCGCATATGTCGTAGAGAGACGGAACCTGGACAGGAGCGGGATCAGCGTGAGGGTCGACTCCCGCGCCTTGGTGTAGATGCCCTCGATGTCGTCGGTCGGCCGCCATATCCGAGGGACGCCCGCCTCATCGTACCGGAACTTGTCCTCGAAATTCTCGCGCAGCTTGAGCAGGATGTTGCCCTCCATGACCTCTTCCTCAATCTTCTCGCGGAGTCCTACCCAGCTCTTGCGACGCAAACGCCACATGCcaacctcggcctcgtcatcGCTGGCGTCAAAGCTCCTGGCACGGTCAGCGAAGcggccctcggcctccttgacGATGCCGGCAAAGACGTTCCAAACACGGTCCCAGAGATCCTTCTCGCTAGGCTTGTCGCCAGTCTCTGGAGCACCCATGCCTGCTCGCCCCGAGCCGAGCTTGTTGAATTCGAGCCCAATGGCCTCTCCGAGACGAGACTTGACCCAGCGCTCGACTCTGGTCGCAAGCCGCCGCATTTCTTCCTTGCGCAGCTTCCCACTgacctcgtcgagctcggcCTCAAACAGCTGATACTGGGGCTTAAAGTTGGTCCACGGAAGATCCTCAATGGCGAGCCCCTGCGCTTCACTCTTGAAAATGTCCagcgtcttcttcttctcgctgGCGACAATCTCGGCGAACTCGTagccgccgcccgccttTTGCCccgccttgaccttgttggaCACGGCGTCGCTGAATGCACCAACGCCGGCCTTGTGCGCGGCCGCCAGTTGGCCCATGTATAGCGCCTTGAGTCTCGCATCGACCTTGGACTCCAACTCTAGTCTTTTGCGCGTATACACGCCCTTGTGGTACCGGCTGGCTTGCGTCTCAAAGGCGCGCAGGAGCGCTCCTCGGGCATCGCTACCGACACCACCAAGGTCGGGGAGGACCAAAATCTTTCCGAGCTTGGTCGCCTCGCCTTGCTGCTCTTCAAGGGGGGCCACAATAAGATCAAACGCCACCAACACTTCGCGCGAGATTTCGTCGCATCGAAACTGCGCCAGCAGCTCTTGCTGGGTGGGCAAGTCGAGGTCCTTGTTGTTCACAATCTGATCCCAGATACCCTCGGCGTAGACTGAAAAGCCATCGGCGGGAATTCTGCGGTGATACTCGGCAAGGAAAACCCCGCCCTCGAGCTCGTGGTCGCTGCCCTTGTGGCCCTTGTGGCCCGCCGTAAATCTCGAACCAAGCTTGTCAACCTCGCTGGTGAACTTGTCGGCCTGGAGAATCTTGTGGGGCAGCGCAGCGAATCCAAAGTCGAAGTAGTCTTCAATTCGAGCGTTTTCGAGGCCCTGGGGCTTTGAGATGGTGGACCAAATCTTGGTGAGATCTTGTATCAGTGTGGTGCGAAGGTTGGCCAGGGGAGTCGTGCCGAGGTGGTCTCgaatgacgaagaagagcaatGATCGCGGTGTTGACCTATCAAGACGACTTAGCGGGCAATTCGGCTGTCACAGTGCGAATGCAAAGGGCGTACTGCTTATCCTTGAGAAATAGTTGCAGGTTGACCTCGAAAACGGTCTTGAGCAAGC from Metarhizium brunneum chromosome 2, complete sequence includes these protein-coding regions:
- the rnh-201 gene encoding Ribonuclease H2 subunit A, with amino-acid sequence MAEADETPPSPSTFVPPSVHREALLAGSSFTHFSPVPPALLTPARASDPSSLPPLCLGVDEAGRGPVLGPMVYGIFYLPQPQSDPLLRDAHGFDDSKALTAAARSSLMRALCTAGTDLHAQCGWATAALSARDISAGMLRPSGAYNLNAQAMDATVALVRGALERGLNVREVYVDTVGPPATYQARLQRVFPTVKITVAKKADSLYPCVSAASVCAKVTRDAALEVLYEARRDENGAGPGMEWGSGYPSDARCVGWLRRNMHPVFGWGPECRFSWGTAKDMLETKGGVRVDWPVEEEAGDSMRVTDFFAAGRDDETDELGGWYGSPAGLEAF
- the SEY1 gene encoding Protein SEY1; translated protein: MNGHFAAVGDKPAGGSFEHGVQVIDEDKEFNENLNDYLQTTNVADSGFNYHLISVFGSQSTGKSTLLNSLFGTEFSVMSETERRQTTKGIWMSKNKREESGGAKMADNILVMDVEGTDGRERGEDQDFERKSALFALATSEVLIVNIWEHQVGLYQGANMGLLKTVFEVNLQLFLKDKQSTPRSLLFFVIRDHLGTTPLANLRTTLIQDLTKIWSTISKPQGLENARIEDYFDFGFAALPHKILQADKFTSEVDKLGSRFTAGHKGHKGSDHELEGGVFLAEYHRRIPADGFSVYAEGIWDQIVNNKDLDLPTQQELLAQFRCDEISREVLVAFDLIVAPLEEQQGEATKLGKILVLPDLGGVGSDARGALLRAFETQASRYHKGVYTRKRLELESKVDARLKALYMGQLAAAHKAGVGAFSDAVSNKVKAGQKAGGGYEFAEIVASEKKKTLDIFKSEAQGLAIEDLPWTNFKPQYQLFEAELDEVSGKLRKEEMRRLATRVERWVKSRLGEAIGLEFNKLGSGRAGMGAPETGDKPSEKDLWDRVWNVFAGIVKEAEGRFADRARSFDASDDEAEVGMWRLRRKSWVGLREKIEEEVMEGNILLKLRENFEDKFRYDEAGVPRIWRPTDDIEGIYTKARESTLTLIPLLSRFRLSTTYAPPDLVSFIGGQPAGVEVGDEEDLSPIGGVDEDEGKSLEEEMTVLSEGKRQDLVVRFKKTADGVYVEAKRSAIGGVAQIPWPFYALLLALGWNEIFMVLRNPFLFIFLIMLAGGTYVAYTLNLLGPMMQMSNAAVNQGVEIAKQQLRDFIANSEAARSALNVPSAPAYSERESISMDTLDGQGRKASPSEEVDDI